One genomic region from Effusibacillus pohliae DSM 22757 encodes:
- a CDS encoding glycosyltransferase family 2 protein has translation MNTYEDVPPVLTIVVPCYNEEEVLPETIGRLSKVLDGLIRERLIAEESTVLFVDDGSRDRTWDIIVQYNQSNPYVTGLKLAHNAGHQSALLAGLMKAKQTSDCVISIDADLQDDVDVIREFILKFHEGYEVVYGVRRSRATDTAFKRSTALWFYRLMQWMGVDIVYNHADYRLTSKRVLDNLENFKEVNLFLRGIIPLIGFKSTEVYYDRHERFAGESKYPLKKMLSFAFDGITSFSVTPIRLVTVAGFLFFLISILAGVYVLVDKLQGDTVSGWASLMISIWFIGGIQLLSLGLIGEYIGKIYKEVKRRPLYIVEEELSSIRSAARERVRV, from the coding sequence ATGAACACATATGAGGATGTACCTCCTGTCCTGACGATCGTGGTGCCCTGCTATAACGAAGAAGAGGTGCTGCCGGAAACGATCGGCCGGTTAAGCAAGGTGCTTGACGGACTGATCCGGGAACGCCTGATCGCCGAGGAAAGCACCGTCTTGTTTGTGGACGACGGGAGCCGGGACCGGACATGGGACATCATAGTGCAATACAACCAGTCCAATCCATATGTGACTGGACTTAAACTGGCTCACAATGCGGGCCATCAGAGCGCGCTGCTGGCCGGACTGATGAAGGCGAAACAGACGTCCGACTGCGTGATTTCGATCGACGCCGACCTGCAGGACGATGTCGATGTGATTCGCGAGTTTATCTTGAAGTTCCATGAAGGCTATGAGGTGGTGTACGGGGTTCGCAGAAGCCGTGCGACCGACACGGCGTTCAAGCGGTCCACCGCGTTGTGGTTTTACCGGTTGATGCAATGGATGGGCGTCGATATCGTGTACAACCATGCCGACTATCGGCTGACCAGCAAACGGGTGCTCGACAACCTGGAGAATTTTAAGGAAGTCAATTTGTTCCTGCGCGGCATCATCCCGTTGATCGGCTTCAAATCGACAGAGGTCTACTACGACCGGCATGAGCGGTTTGCCGGCGAGTCGAAGTACCCGCTGAAGAAAATGCTGTCGTTTGCGTTTGACGGAATCACGTCTTTCAGCGTGACACCGATTCGGCTGGTGACGGTTGCCGGCTTTCTGTTTTTCCTGATCAGCATTTTGGCTGGAGTGTACGTGCTGGTCGACAAGCTGCAGGGGGATACGGTGAGCGGATGGGCTTCCCTGATGATCTCGATCTGGTTTATCGGGGGAATTCAACTGTTGAGCCTTGGCTTGATCGGCGAATACATCGGAAAAATTTACAAGGAAGTGAAGCGGCGTCCTCTCTATATCGTGGAGGAAGAGCTGTCTTCCATTCGGAGTGCGGCACGGGAACGGGTTCGCGTATGA
- a CDS encoding glycosyltransferase family 39 protein yields MKPTTRLQAADAMCFAFITAIGAILRYLWIVHVPNVPESDFLGYYKIAESVYHDQGISLNGNPVAFQGMAYPLVLGLCFKAIGQTGLIYAKYLNVALSVLTMAVLFFIYWRLFPNKKWTYAAYVATALLPNYIAYTSVVGTEILFTLFLSVTLLLQLSNFDKRLRYPLLGVFIAFASLTRPFFIAYPAAFAAAEWIRSKSVRETAIATLSVSLVMAAVIAPWTYRNYQTFHLFIPVSHNGGYVLFINNNDYNWHGGWLDPQYIQVSDEFKQKFVERGTTYPEHPPQTDELYKEAAKQWIFSHPIEFLQLGTLRLKNTFFNGAADIEKWTMNQLRQPSHGVRFERTLNLFLSFSSVVVYLLSSFGFVYTLLNLKRLAASLFRKSSAIGFGTTVVTLNIAFFSAVYFVTEGQPRYNFPVLLFFIIATVSYIGVLARESGSQA; encoded by the coding sequence ATGAAACCAACAACACGGTTGCAAGCAGCAGACGCGATGTGCTTCGCGTTCATTACAGCCATCGGCGCGATTCTGCGGTATCTGTGGATCGTGCATGTGCCGAACGTGCCGGAATCCGATTTTCTCGGGTATTATAAAATCGCCGAAAGCGTCTACCACGACCAGGGCATCAGCTTGAACGGAAACCCGGTTGCATTCCAAGGCATGGCGTATCCTTTGGTGCTGGGGCTGTGTTTTAAAGCGATCGGCCAAACGGGACTGATCTATGCAAAGTATCTCAACGTGGCCTTGTCCGTCCTGACGATGGCCGTGTTGTTTTTCATTTATTGGCGGCTGTTTCCAAACAAAAAATGGACCTATGCCGCCTATGTTGCAACCGCCCTGCTGCCGAACTACATTGCCTATACAAGCGTGGTGGGGACGGAAATCCTGTTCACCCTGTTTCTTTCCGTCACACTCCTGCTGCAGCTGTCCAATTTTGACAAACGTCTGCGATATCCGCTGCTCGGTGTTTTCATTGCTTTCGCCTCGTTGACACGGCCTTTTTTCATCGCCTACCCCGCCGCGTTTGCGGCGGCCGAGTGGATTCGCAGCAAATCGGTGCGGGAAACGGCAATCGCCACTTTGTCGGTGTCGCTCGTGATGGCCGCCGTGATTGCACCCTGGACCTACCGCAATTACCAGACGTTCCACCTGTTCATCCCTGTCTCCCACAACGGCGGCTATGTGCTGTTTATCAACAACAACGACTACAACTGGCACGGCGGCTGGCTGGACCCGCAATACATTCAAGTTTCGGACGAGTTCAAACAAAAGTTTGTGGAGAGAGGCACCACCTATCCCGAGCATCCGCCGCAGACGGATGAGCTGTATAAAGAAGCGGCCAAACAGTGGATTTTCAGCCATCCGATCGAGTTCCTGCAGCTAGGGACCCTCCGTTTGAAAAATACATTTTTCAATGGAGCGGCCGATATTGAAAAATGGACCATGAACCAGCTGCGGCAGCCTTCGCACGGCGTACGGTTCGAACGAACACTCAATCTGTTCCTGTCGTTCAGCAGCGTGGTCGTGTATCTGCTCAGTTCGTTCGGGTTCGTATACACGCTGCTAAACTTGAAACGTCTTGCCGCAAGCCTGTTTCGCAAATCATCCGCAATTGGCTTCGGTACGACCGTTGTGACGCTGAACATCGCGTTTTTCTCCGCCGTCTATTTCGTCACGGAGGGACAACCCCGCTACAATTTTCCGGTGCTGCTGTTTTTTATCATCGCAACGGTCTCGTACATCGGAGTTTTGGCCAGGGAGAGCGGGAGTCAGGCCTGA
- a CDS encoding S-layer homology domain-containing protein: MKKSGCLTQKVLKTCLTACLFLGPAASAHAIGAEDLLAKYHPVDIDNHWATEKLYDAVYADVVSGYAEADGSVKVKPNNSITRAEFVTLLVKSLGLKSDQAGKRFEDVPAGSWYAEYVRIASSLGIVSGVSDTRFEPNRLIQRDEMATLLVKAFSASVSFNGQPKPFTDVPDYWAKPYIEKASTGVVSGYPDGQFKPFAPATRAEAVAMLKNGLNMEKNAAPDDQVLTNVVLGFEQASLSTFQKKEYNRLDELNANYNTGFYHARVALGNKDIQSLVSEGYTVEATLKGQLSAHVLNKTNRFAAVELTGAIYQVTVTKGAESVTITKDSSGTVFLKKMPDEGTWKMYNVEHTNPQ, encoded by the coding sequence ATGAAGAAATCCGGTTGTTTGACTCAGAAAGTGTTGAAAACATGTTTGACCGCATGCCTTTTTCTGGGCCCCGCCGCATCCGCACATGCCATCGGGGCGGAAGATCTGCTGGCCAAATATCACCCGGTGGACATCGACAATCATTGGGCCACGGAAAAGCTGTATGACGCCGTGTACGCCGATGTAGTAAGCGGTTATGCCGAGGCGGACGGAAGCGTTAAGGTGAAACCCAATAACTCGATCACTCGCGCGGAGTTTGTCACCCTGCTGGTGAAATCATTGGGTTTGAAGAGTGATCAGGCAGGAAAGAGGTTTGAAGACGTACCTGCCGGCAGCTGGTATGCCGAATATGTTCGCATCGCCAGCTCCCTGGGTATTGTGAGCGGAGTCAGCGACACCCGTTTTGAGCCAAACCGTCTGATTCAGCGTGATGAGATGGCCACTTTGCTGGTAAAAGCTTTCTCTGCTTCCGTTTCCTTTAATGGGCAGCCGAAACCATTTACCGACGTGCCTGATTACTGGGCAAAACCGTATATTGAAAAGGCCAGCACCGGCGTCGTAAGCGGATATCCCGACGGACAGTTCAAACCATTTGCCCCGGCCACTCGCGCAGAAGCCGTCGCAATGCTGAAAAACGGCCTCAATATGGAGAAAAACGCTGCTCCCGATGATCAAGTACTCACAAACGTCGTTCTTGGGTTTGAACAAGCAAGCCTGTCCACATTCCAAAAGAAGGAATACAATCGTCTGGATGAACTGAACGCAAACTACAACACCGGTTTTTACCACGCACGGGTTGCGTTGGGCAACAAGGACATTCAATCTTTGGTTTCCGAAGGGTATACGGTAGAGGCAACCCTCAAAGGGCAACTATCAGCCCATGTACTCAATAAGACGAATCGCTTTGCCGCAGTGGAGCTTACAGGCGCCATTTATCAGGTCACCGTAACAAAAGGTGCTGAGTCCGTAACCATCACCAAGGATTCGAGCGGCACCGTGTTCCTGAAGAAGATGCCGGATGAAGGAACATGGAAAATGTACAACGTGGAACACACAAATCCGCAATAA
- a CDS encoding ArnT family glycosyltransferase, producing MKFSRSTACLLAILALGTGLRLLWIYYVNTQPVYDFKRYHDLAMSLLQTGRYTLPEGLDYIKSNTLYIQTGVHYPTAFRPPGYPFFLAAVYALHPSILAAKLANVGLSTVWMVCMYLLGSRFFSERIGLWAAFLTAIFPPAISYTSVISTEILSAALLLVILCIHFYRIGRPWVRHPVLGCLMGFLSLVKPYFIVLPAIYGLLVWWQQREQDAAATIRRRIVRIAVPVLTVTLTMAAVISPWTIRNYLVFHRFVPISTNGDFVLYINNNDLSQGIYMDVMKVPNSIFKTDRILNEQGEYNEADAMKLARQEAIRWIRLHPDKFVLLGLTRLAVSYLNVGAEIWEWTMSQAQLRFDPVWIQPLIQAERVSGLVVVGGGAFYSLVVLFNLLRRQKMNQLHVINLLFVAFFTMVIFASEGQPRYMFVMFPFFLLGIAWMGARMSAALTND from the coding sequence TTGAAATTCTCGCGCTCCACGGCCTGCTTGTTGGCGATCCTGGCACTTGGCACAGGACTTCGCCTGCTGTGGATTTACTATGTGAACACGCAACCGGTATATGATTTCAAGCGGTATCATGATCTCGCGATGTCCCTGCTTCAGACTGGGCGTTATACACTGCCGGAAGGGCTTGATTATATCAAGTCCAACACCCTCTATATCCAGACAGGGGTTCATTATCCGACGGCGTTTCGGCCGCCGGGGTATCCATTTTTTCTGGCCGCGGTGTATGCGCTGCACCCTTCGATTTTGGCGGCCAAATTGGCAAATGTAGGGCTCAGCACGGTATGGATGGTTTGCATGTACCTGTTGGGGAGCAGGTTTTTCAGCGAACGGATTGGATTGTGGGCGGCGTTTCTGACGGCGATCTTTCCCCCCGCGATCAGCTACACCAGCGTGATCAGCACGGAGATTCTGTCTGCAGCCTTGCTGCTGGTCATCTTGTGCATTCATTTTTATCGGATCGGCCGGCCGTGGGTGAGACATCCGGTGCTCGGCTGCCTGATGGGTTTCCTGAGCCTCGTCAAACCGTATTTTATCGTGTTGCCGGCGATTTATGGCCTGCTGGTGTGGTGGCAGCAGCGGGAGCAGGACGCTGCGGCGACTATCAGGCGACGCATCGTCCGGATCGCAGTTCCGGTCCTGACGGTGACGCTGACGATGGCCGCCGTGATTTCTCCGTGGACGATTCGCAATTACCTGGTGTTCCACCGGTTTGTTCCGATTTCAACCAACGGCGATTTTGTACTGTATATCAACAACAATGACTTGAGCCAAGGCATCTATATGGATGTGATGAAAGTTCCGAATTCGATTTTCAAGACGGATCGCATTCTGAATGAGCAAGGAGAGTACAACGAGGCGGATGCGATGAAGCTGGCGCGGCAAGAGGCGATCCGCTGGATTCGGCTGCACCCGGACAAGTTCGTGCTGTTGGGGCTGACGCGGTTGGCCGTCAGTTATCTGAACGTGGGAGCCGAAATCTGGGAGTGGACCATGTCGCAAGCACAGTTGCGATTCGACCCCGTATGGATCCAGCCGCTGATTCAGGCGGAACGGGTATCCGGCCTGGTAGTGGTTGGAGGAGGGGCATTTTACAGCCTGGTGGTTCTCTTCAACTTGCTGCGCAGGCAGAAGATGAATCAACTGCATGTGATCAATCTTCTGTTTGTCGCTTTCTTTACGATGGTGATTTTCGCTTCTGAAGGACAGCCGCGCTAT
- a CDS encoding S-layer homology domain-containing protein: protein ELIHGYGDGSFKPERVLTRAEAAVLLDKLQDNGIVIVGDQTGTSTSGNTSGNTSGNTSGNTSGNTSGNTSGNTSGNTVSGQASGQQ from the coding sequence ATGAATTGATTCACGGGTACGGAGACGGATCGTTCAAGCCGGAACGGGTTCTCACTCGCGCCGAGGCTGCCGTACTGCTTGATAAATTGCAGGATAACGGCATTGTGATCGTGGGAGACCAAACCGGAACCAGCACTTCCGGCAACACTTCCGGCAACACTTCCGGCAACACTTCCGGCAACACTTCCGGCAACACTTCCGGCAACACTTCCGGCAACACTTCCGGCAACACCGTTTCCGGGCAGGCGAGCGGACAACAATAA
- a CDS encoding GtrA family protein, with the protein MNHSFARFLLVGVLNTLVGLSSTYLLLNAVGLNYWWSTFLGNSIGAVCSYFLNRSFTFRSDVSIKSSFWKFALVILTCYAISYWLGLLLSSLLLSVFGRTDNKIVENLAVLVSTGVYTVTNYLGQRFFAFRQKPGAAVFEKN; encoded by the coding sequence ATGAACCATTCGTTCGCTAGGTTTCTGTTGGTCGGCGTGTTGAATACGTTGGTGGGGCTGTCCTCCACGTACCTGCTGCTGAACGCGGTTGGATTGAACTATTGGTGGTCCACTTTTTTGGGGAACAGCATCGGGGCGGTCTGCAGTTATTTTCTCAACCGGAGCTTTACGTTTCGGTCGGATGTGAGCATCAAAAGCAGCTTTTGGAAGTTTGCTCTGGTGATTCTCACATGCTACGCCATTTCCTATTGGCTGGGATTGCTTCTGTCCTCACTCCTGCTCTCCGTGTTTGGCCGGACGGACAACAAAATCGTGGAAAATCTCGCCGTTCTCGTCAGCACCGGCGTTTATACGGTGACCAATTATCTGGGCCAACGATTTTTTGCGTTCCGACAGAAGCCGGGTGCAGCCGTTTTCGAGAAGAATTGA
- a CDS encoding S41 family peptidase, whose protein sequence is MWEWSWRKKWTAAVLAAGLAVPAGAAVFPASVLAEEQSISKNEATLFQVFETLRDLHWSNIGENKLLRGAVQGMLDALNDPYSEYFTAEEYQEFVNAINQSYAGIGIRLGQDESGYLVDEVFPSSPAVSAGLKKGDRILAIDGHDTKGKPIQEVSGWIRGQAGSAVTLTIERAGQNPFSVTVTRRAITLPAVTSTLLDPETGYIRILSFSESAGQEFDLALADLQRKGIKSLVLDVRGNGGGLLDSAVHIADRFLREGLIVQLKERQSEQQINADLEGVDLPVAVLVDQGSASASELLAGALQANHRAKLIGQRTYGKGVMQRGMQLANGDILKLTVGQFYFADGSSPQGSGLKPDRSVAIKELQVPVALETLHPERSKAVRFDLTNQKTYVNQVEVAGQKTIVKNGKRYVPLRFVLEALGSEVTWNPQERSILFQYKGRNYKLSVSNDVLSVNGQDLQINTPFFIESGVSYLSIEAVQAALQPNRLSISPDSIEIAD, encoded by the coding sequence ATGTGGGAATGGTCATGGCGAAAGAAATGGACCGCGGCGGTGCTTGCAGCCGGCTTGGCAGTGCCGGCGGGAGCGGCCGTTTTCCCCGCATCGGTTCTGGCGGAAGAACAATCGATTAGCAAAAATGAGGCCACTCTGTTTCAGGTGTTCGAAACGCTGCGTGACCTGCACTGGTCGAATATCGGCGAGAACAAGCTGCTTCGGGGCGCTGTGCAGGGAATGCTGGATGCCCTGAACGATCCGTATTCGGAATATTTTACCGCGGAAGAATACCAAGAGTTCGTGAATGCGATTAACCAGAGTTACGCGGGGATCGGGATCCGGCTTGGACAGGACGAAAGCGGATACCTGGTCGATGAGGTATTCCCGTCGTCTCCCGCTGTATCGGCAGGATTGAAAAAAGGGGATCGGATTCTTGCGATCGACGGTCACGACACAAAGGGGAAACCGATCCAGGAAGTTTCCGGCTGGATCCGGGGGCAGGCGGGAAGTGCGGTCACGTTGACAATCGAACGGGCCGGACAAAACCCCTTTTCCGTAACGGTCACCCGGCGCGCGATCACACTTCCGGCGGTCACATCCACATTGTTGGACCCAGAGACCGGTTATATTCGCATCCTGTCTTTCAGCGAGTCGGCCGGGCAGGAGTTCGATCTCGCGCTGGCCGACCTGCAGCGCAAAGGCATCAAATCGCTGGTGCTGGATGTGCGGGGAAATGGCGGCGGACTGCTCGATTCGGCCGTGCATATTGCGGACCGCTTTTTGCGAGAGGGATTAATCGTTCAATTGAAGGAGCGGCAGTCGGAACAGCAAATCAACGCAGATTTGGAGGGCGTCGATCTGCCGGTGGCGGTGCTGGTTGATCAAGGGAGCGCCAGCGCATCCGAACTTTTGGCGGGCGCGTTGCAGGCAAACCACCGCGCAAAGCTGATCGGCCAGCGGACGTATGGCAAGGGGGTCATGCAGCGAGGGATGCAGTTGGCGAACGGCGATATTTTGAAGCTGACGGTCGGCCAGTTTTATTTTGCCGACGGCTCGTCGCCGCAAGGCAGCGGTCTCAAACCGGATCGATCGGTCGCCATCAAGGAACTGCAGGTGCCGGTTGCCCTGGAAACGCTTCATCCGGAGCGGAGCAAGGCGGTTCGATTTGATTTGACGAACCAGAAAACGTATGTGAATCAGGTTGAGGTGGCCGGTCAAAAGACGATCGTGAAAAATGGGAAACGGTACGTTCCGCTGCGTTTCGTGCTGGAGGCGTTGGGTTCGGAAGTCACATGGAATCCGCAGGAGCGGTCCATTTTGTTCCAATATAAAGGCCGGAATTACAAATTGTCGGTATCGAACGACGTGCTGTCGGTCAACGGCCAAGACCTGCAGATCAACACGCCGTTTTTCATAGAGTCGGGAGTTTCCTATCTGTCGATCGAGGCGGTTCAGGCTGCTTTGCAACCGAATCGTTTGAGCATTTCGCCGGATTCGATTGAGATTGCAGATTAA
- a CDS encoding S-layer homology domain-containing protein produces the protein MGIKRSLYVFSLSALLAGATIQGSFAGSVYAADFRQTVGTFPAGTQGVITDTVNFRSGPGTSYSVLSVLQPGMAVNVLSRNEQNWYQIQVGNQTGWVFGDYIAPKTPDDPNIFRITPYPAEPNFYEVRDGALYHVIGTPEARSASFYVGPAPAMLQPGNVYVRDANYQFYRRAADGDLLVGSYTPPYLTLDLRLPTRVQAADIDNFIRSVRPSSPLIGKGQAFLDAQAKYGVNAHYLAAHAILESDYGESMIAKDKNNIFGYMAYDSDPYGSAAYFASIEDCINFVAYFVATQYLSPTGTWYEGSTLAGMNKHYATDPYWSEKIAGIMARIRPYNANDYQGVSILPVTAPKPPGPIPAPVNTTLTETYPQGTTAVVTEDVNFRTLPSTSAGKYGVLPQGTTLNVLGKGIGNWYKVQSGSQTGWVYGDYIKLVEPGDPLPSRGGMPGGNQPLFADIPADRWSKPFIEALVNKKIVSGYPDGTFKPTQNITREQSAKLLVKALQLNTGNRPAPNVTDLDPNSIYYQDIVTVLAEGIFSGYDGKFHPGESLTRGQMASILVKAFRLQGTGSDKFNDVKGHWAANAIGILAANGIASGYGDGTFRPDNPITREEFAAILSKLVK, from the coding sequence ATGGGAATCAAACGATCTTTGTATGTGTTTTCTCTGAGCGCCCTATTGGCCGGGGCCACCATTCAGGGTTCATTCGCCGGGAGTGTGTATGCGGCCGATTTTCGTCAGACGGTCGGAACGTTTCCGGCCGGGACGCAAGGAGTGATAACCGACACGGTCAACTTCCGCAGTGGCCCGGGGACCAGCTATTCCGTGCTATCCGTTTTGCAGCCGGGGATGGCTGTGAATGTGCTCAGCCGCAACGAGCAAAACTGGTACCAAATCCAGGTCGGAAATCAGACCGGCTGGGTGTTTGGCGACTACATCGCCCCCAAAACGCCGGATGATCCGAACATCTTTCGCATTACGCCGTATCCTGCTGAGCCCAATTTTTACGAAGTGAGAGACGGGGCGCTGTACCATGTGATCGGCACACCGGAAGCTCGCAGCGCCTCTTTCTATGTAGGGCCGGCTCCTGCGATGCTGCAGCCTGGCAATGTGTACGTCCGTGATGCGAACTACCAATTCTACCGTCGCGCGGCGGATGGGGACCTGCTGGTAGGCTCCTATACACCTCCCTACCTGACGCTCGATCTTCGCTTGCCAACCCGTGTACAGGCGGCAGACATTGATAATTTTATCCGCAGCGTTCGTCCTTCCAGCCCGTTGATTGGCAAGGGCCAGGCGTTTCTGGACGCGCAGGCGAAATACGGCGTGAATGCACACTATCTGGCGGCGCATGCCATCTTGGAAAGCGACTATGGCGAATCGATGATCGCAAAAGACAAAAACAACATATTCGGCTACATGGCATACGATTCCGATCCATATGGGTCGGCCGCTTATTTTGCCTCGATTGAGGACTGCATTAATTTTGTTGCCTATTTTGTTGCCACCCAGTATTTGAGTCCGACCGGAACTTGGTACGAAGGATCGACGCTGGCGGGTATGAACAAGCACTATGCGACCGATCCCTACTGGTCCGAAAAGATTGCCGGGATTATGGCGCGCATCCGCCCGTACAACGCAAACGACTATCAGGGAGTGAGCATTCTGCCCGTCACGGCACCGAAGCCGCCGGGCCCGATTCCGGCTCCGGTCAATACAACGCTGACTGAAACCTATCCGCAGGGAACGACCGCCGTTGTGACGGAAGATGTCAACTTTCGTACGCTGCCGTCGACGTCTGCGGGAAAATACGGGGTCTTGCCGCAAGGTACCACGCTGAACGTGCTGGGGAAAGGAATCGGCAACTGGTATAAAGTGCAATCCGGTTCCCAAACCGGGTGGGTGTACGGCGACTATATCAAGTTAGTGGAGCCGGGCGATCCGCTGCCCAGCCGGGGTGGCATGCCTGGCGGGAACCAGCCACTGTTTGCCGACATCCCGGCTGATCGCTGGTCGAAACCGTTTATCGAAGCGCTGGTCAACAAAAAGATTGTCAGCGGTTATCCGGACGGTACATTCAAACCGACCCAAAATATTACACGCGAACAAAGCGCAAAACTGTTGGTGAAGGCCCTGCAGTTGAACACGGGCAACCGACCCGCTCCGAATGTGACTGACCTGGATCCGAACAGCATCTATTACCAGGATATTGTGACCGTCCTGGCCGAGGGGATTTTTTCCGGGTATGACGGCAAGTTCCATCCGGGTGAATCGTTAACGCGCGGCCAGATGGCGTCCATCCTGGTCAAGGCATTCCGCCTGCAGGGGACAGGCAGTGACAAATTCAATGATGTAAAAGGCCACTGGGCGGCCAATGCGATCGGCATTCTGGCCGCGAACGGAATTGCCAGCGGGTATGGGGACGGGACATTCCGTCCCGACAATCCGATCACCCGCGAGGAGTTTGCCGCAATCCTGTCGAAACTGGTCAAGTGA